One region of Aureibacillus halotolerans genomic DNA includes:
- the metE gene encoding 5-methyltetrahydropteroyltriglutamate--homocysteine S-methyltransferase — protein MKTATIGYPRIGAHREWKKALEAYWKKDITEETLLSDLKQIRTENLKKQQGKGIDFIPSADASWYDHMLDTALSLNIIPKRFRDLEKTPGLETYFAIARGNAGAVASEMTKWFNTNYHYIVPEFDSGTLPALVNNRWSQAYLEAKAEGIETTPVLVGPYTFVSLSKGVDSISEQVETLKPLYIEVLQKLEKDGAQWVQIDEPIVSTELDQAQMKSIVALYNDIKAAVPGLKLKLQTYFSSVAQWSILKEAKVDGFGLDFVHDGEVQLKELKDAGFPEGKTLFAGVLNGRNIWKTDLYEAKELVSALSSISSDVVLQPSCSLLHVPVTLQTEDKLPDWLRNGLSFADQKLEELIALKELINGDATKADQQQSAIKQLQEAPGRQSTAVREAVAALSDFDRSTPFEARKLAQKDAFNLPLLPTTTIGSMPQTKEVRQERLQWRKKEKSDQEYEQFIQAETKRWIEIQEELDLDVLVHGEFERTDMVEYFGEKLNGFAFTRFGWVQSYGSRCVKPPVIYGDVAFDEPMTVKESVYAQSMTSRPVKGMLTGPITIINWSFVRTDVPRRDVALQIALALREEVEQLEANGITMIQVDEPALREGLPLKASAHEAYLKDAVEAFKAATSTVKETTQIHTHMCYSDFDAIISSIDALDADVISIETSRSHGELVSAFEKYNYDKGIGLGVYDIHSPRVPSTDEMVANIERALTVLDPEQFWVNPDCGLKTRGETETVQALEKMVEAAVKVRTALQATASK, from the coding sequence ATGAAAACAGCAACAATTGGCTACCCAAGGATTGGCGCACACCGAGAATGGAAAAAAGCACTAGAGGCTTACTGGAAAAAAGACATTACAGAGGAAACACTACTCTCTGATCTGAAGCAAATTCGTACAGAAAACCTTAAAAAGCAGCAAGGGAAAGGAATTGACTTTATTCCTTCTGCTGATGCGTCTTGGTACGACCATATGCTTGATACAGCGTTAAGTTTAAATATTATCCCTAAACGCTTCCGTGACTTAGAGAAAACGCCTGGACTTGAAACGTATTTTGCGATTGCTCGAGGCAATGCCGGTGCGGTTGCTAGTGAAATGACAAAATGGTTCAACACGAACTATCATTACATCGTGCCTGAGTTTGACAGCGGCACACTGCCTGCCCTTGTGAACAATCGTTGGAGTCAAGCTTACTTAGAAGCGAAGGCAGAAGGCATAGAAACAACACCTGTGCTTGTCGGACCCTATACGTTTGTGTCCTTGTCAAAAGGTGTTGATTCAATAAGTGAGCAAGTGGAGACATTAAAACCACTTTATATTGAAGTGCTACAGAAGCTTGAAAAGGACGGCGCACAATGGGTGCAAATCGATGAACCCATCGTGTCGACAGAACTAGATCAAGCGCAGATGAAGTCGATTGTTGCCTTGTACAATGACATCAAAGCAGCTGTGCCTGGTCTCAAATTGAAACTCCAGACGTATTTCTCGAGCGTTGCTCAGTGGTCGATCTTAAAAGAAGCAAAAGTGGATGGGTTTGGTCTTGATTTTGTTCATGATGGTGAAGTTCAGCTTAAGGAACTGAAGGACGCTGGATTTCCTGAAGGGAAAACGTTATTTGCCGGCGTATTAAACGGACGTAACATTTGGAAAACAGATCTGTATGAAGCGAAAGAACTCGTCAGTGCACTGTCTTCCATAAGCAGTGACGTTGTCCTACAACCTTCTTGTAGCTTGCTTCATGTGCCTGTGACATTACAAACAGAGGACAAGCTGCCTGATTGGCTTCGCAATGGCCTTTCGTTTGCCGATCAAAAGCTAGAGGAATTGATTGCATTAAAAGAGCTTATCAATGGAGATGCAACGAAAGCAGATCAGCAACAAAGTGCTATAAAACAGCTTCAAGAGGCTCCAGGTCGTCAAAGTACCGCTGTTAGAGAAGCGGTGGCAGCTTTAAGCGATTTTGACCGTTCAACACCTTTCGAAGCGAGGAAGCTTGCACAGAAGGACGCTTTCAATTTGCCTTTGCTTCCGACAACAACAATTGGCTCTATGCCACAAACAAAGGAAGTTCGCCAGGAAAGACTTCAATGGCGTAAAAAGGAAAAAAGCGACCAGGAATATGAGCAATTCATTCAAGCTGAAACAAAACGCTGGATCGAGATTCAGGAAGAGCTTGATCTCGATGTTCTCGTTCATGGTGAATTTGAGCGTACTGACATGGTCGAGTATTTTGGTGAGAAGCTCAATGGGTTTGCCTTTACACGCTTCGGTTGGGTGCAATCATATGGCTCACGTTGTGTGAAGCCACCAGTCATTTATGGCGACGTAGCCTTCGATGAACCAATGACGGTGAAAGAAAGTGTGTATGCTCAATCTATGACGAGCCGTCCTGTGAAAGGCATGCTTACGGGTCCAATTACGATCATCAACTGGTCGTTTGTACGCACGGATGTGCCTCGACGTGACGTCGCGTTGCAAATTGCTCTTGCACTTCGTGAAGAGGTAGAGCAGTTGGAGGCGAACGGCATTACGATGATCCAAGTAGATGAGCCAGCATTGCGTGAAGGCTTGCCATTGAAAGCATCTGCGCATGAAGCGTATCTCAAAGACGCGGTCGAAGCCTTTAAAGCGGCAACGAGCACTGTGAAAGAAACGACGCAAATTCATACGCATATGTGCTACAGCGATTTTGACGCGATTATTTCATCCATAGACGCTCTTGATGCTGATGTCATTTCCATCGAAACGTCCAGAAGTCACGGAGAGCTTGTGTCTGCGTTTGAAAAATACAATTACGACAAAGGCATTGGCCTAGGGGTCTACGATATTCATTCCCCACGCGTGCCATCAACAGACGAAATGGTCGCAAACATTGAGCGCGCATTGACTGTGCTCGATCCAGAGCAATTCTGGGTGAACCCAGACTGCGGCTTAAAAACACGCGGAGAAACAGAAACCGTACAGGCACTTGAAAAGATGGTAGAGGCGGCAGTGAAGGTTCGTACAGCCTTGCAAGCAACAGCATCAAAATAA
- a CDS encoding DUF378 domain-containing protein, giving the protein MSTLQRIALLLIIIGAINWGLIGFFQFDLVAALFGGQDAAVARIIYGLVGISGLIALSLLFKPSEEVETEPEKRYS; this is encoded by the coding sequence GTGAGCACACTTCAACGTATCGCATTGCTGCTAATCATCATTGGTGCCATCAACTGGGGACTTATCGGATTCTTCCAATTTGACCTCGTGGCAGCATTGTTTGGCGGTCAGGATGCAGCTGTTGCACGTATTATCTACGGGCTAGTAGGCATCAGTGGCCTTATCGCACTGTCCCTGCTTTTCAAACCCTCAGAAGAAGTTGAAACTGAACCTGAGAAACGCTATTCCTAA
- the rpiA gene encoding ribose-5-phosphate isomerase RpiA, with amino-acid sequence MNAKKAVGERAAAYVEEGMTVGLGTGSTAYWMIEKLGEMVQAGLNIKGLPTSKATEEQANRLGIPLVTFSDVKQLDITIDGADEIDPQFQLIKGGGGALLREKIVAKASRRMIVVADESKLVDVLGTFKLPVEVVPYGWEKTAFDIQLMEGTPHLRKDGDNTYMTDNGNYILDVDFYPIREPRKLSEALNQLPGVVENGLFIDLAETILVGTSDGRVLIK; translated from the coding sequence ATTAATGCAAAGAAAGCCGTTGGAGAGAGAGCAGCAGCTTATGTAGAAGAAGGGATGACCGTAGGGCTTGGCACAGGATCAACAGCTTATTGGATGATCGAAAAGCTGGGTGAGATGGTGCAAGCCGGACTGAATATTAAGGGACTGCCAACATCAAAGGCAACGGAAGAACAAGCCAATCGACTTGGCATTCCTTTGGTCACCTTTAGCGATGTGAAGCAGCTCGATATTACAATCGATGGAGCAGACGAAATCGATCCGCAGTTTCAGCTTATTAAAGGTGGAGGCGGGGCTCTTCTTCGAGAAAAGATTGTAGCTAAGGCGTCGCGTCGCATGATCGTCGTGGCGGATGAATCAAAGCTCGTTGACGTCCTCGGAACTTTTAAGCTGCCGGTTGAAGTTGTGCCTTATGGCTGGGAAAAGACGGCGTTTGATATTCAGTTAATGGAAGGCACGCCTCACCTTCGAAAAGATGGAGACAACACGTATATGACCGACAATGGAAATTACATTTTAGATGTCGATTTCTACCCGATTCGTGAGCCGCGCAAGCTATCTGAAGCATTGAACCAGCTCCCAGGAGTTGTGGAGAATGGGTTATTCATTGATCTCGCCGAGACGATTCTAGTCGGAACCTCCGACGGGCGTGTTTTGATTAAATAA
- a CDS encoding Lrp/AsnC family transcriptional regulator — MNEKEVEVLEIIEHNGRLAVDTIAKMIDMSVEATGALIRSLEEKKVIIEYATVIDWAKVDNDDTIKAMIDVKVTPKRDVGFDEIARRIYRYDEVKSVYLMSGAYDLSVQVEGRTMTDVARFVSDKLSTLDSVISTTTHFIMKKYKHDGTIFDEGDADKRIVVSP, encoded by the coding sequence ATGAATGAAAAAGAGGTTGAAGTCTTAGAAATTATTGAGCATAATGGCAGACTTGCGGTTGACACGATTGCAAAAATGATCGACATGTCAGTAGAAGCGACGGGTGCGTTGATTCGATCACTTGAAGAGAAAAAGGTGATCATTGAATACGCGACGGTGATTGATTGGGCGAAGGTCGATAATGATGATACGATCAAAGCCATGATTGACGTGAAGGTAACGCCTAAAAGAGATGTTGGCTTTGATGAGATTGCTCGTCGGATTTATAGATATGATGAAGTGAAATCAGTGTACCTCATGTCGGGTGCCTACGATCTCTCCGTGCAGGTCGAAGGTAGAACGATGACTGATGTTGCGAGGTTTGTTTCAGATAAATTATCAACCCTGGATTCCGTCATTTCCACGACAACACACTTTATTATGAAGAAATACAAGCATGACGGAACGATTTTTGATGAAGGAGACGCTGACAAAAGGATCGTGGTGTCTCCATGA
- a CDS encoding iron-containing alcohol dehydrogenase has translation MNSFAYHNATKLIFGSDALDRLASEAQALGKKALLVYGGGSIKKNGLYDKVMSILKAASVDVVELAGVEPNPRVDTVRKGVELCKTHDVDFILAVGGGSVIDCTKAIAAGAKTDADAWDIVTKKVPVEAALPFGTVLTLAATGSEMNAGSVITNWETKEKHGWGSPLVAPVFSLLDPANTVSVPEDQTVYGLVDMMSHCLEQYFHHDANSPVQDRFNEGILRTVIETGPELLKDLSNIEHRATILYAGTMSLNGTLSMGIRGDWASHNLEHAASAVYDIPHAGGLAILFPQWMLHVMHENIARFKQLAIRVFDVHPLGKSDEDIALEGIEKLRVFWSSLGAPNRFADYDIDDAHIEDMVNKAMVNGPFGHFKKLQASDCEAIYRAAL, from the coding sequence ATGAATTCTTTTGCATACCATAATGCCACCAAACTTATTTTCGGTTCAGATGCTTTAGATAGATTAGCATCAGAAGCTCAAGCACTAGGCAAAAAAGCGCTCCTTGTATATGGCGGAGGAAGTATAAAGAAAAATGGTCTCTATGATAAAGTGATGTCTATTCTTAAAGCTGCGTCTGTTGATGTTGTCGAGCTCGCTGGCGTTGAACCAAACCCACGAGTGGACACTGTTCGAAAAGGTGTAGAACTTTGCAAAACACACGATGTCGACTTTATTTTAGCCGTCGGCGGTGGAAGCGTCATTGATTGCACGAAAGCTATTGCAGCAGGCGCAAAAACGGATGCTGACGCATGGGATATTGTCACAAAAAAAGTCCCAGTAGAAGCCGCTCTTCCGTTTGGCACAGTTCTAACACTCGCTGCAACTGGTTCAGAGATGAATGCGGGCTCTGTAATTACCAACTGGGAAACAAAAGAAAAGCACGGCTGGGGAAGTCCACTTGTAGCTCCAGTCTTCTCATTGCTTGACCCAGCGAATACGGTGTCGGTGCCAGAAGATCAAACGGTATATGGCCTCGTGGATATGATGTCTCACTGTCTTGAACAGTACTTCCATCATGATGCCAATAGCCCTGTACAGGATCGTTTCAATGAAGGCATTTTGAGAACTGTCATTGAAACAGGACCAGAGCTATTAAAGGATTTAAGCAATATTGAACACCGTGCAACGATTCTCTACGCTGGAACGATGTCTCTTAACGGCACATTGTCCATGGGAATTCGCGGAGACTGGGCATCGCATAATCTCGAGCATGCTGCGTCTGCGGTGTATGACATTCCTCATGCTGGCGGCTTGGCTATATTGTTCCCACAATGGATGCTGCACGTGATGCATGAAAACATTGCCCGTTTCAAACAGCTTGCTATCCGTGTCTTTGATGTTCATCCACTTGGGAAATCTGACGAGGACATTGCGCTTGAAGGCATTGAAAAATTACGTGTGTTTTGGTCTTCATTAGGCGCACCAAACCGGTTTGCCGATTATGATATTGATGATGCGCACATTGAGGATATGGTGAACAAAGCGATGGTCAATGGGCCGTTTGGTCACTTTAAAAAGCTACAAGCGAGCGATTGTGAAGCTATCTATCGCGCTGCACTGTAA
- a CDS encoding aminotransferase, which translates to MSNRFLSSTAKNLQPSGIRRFFDLAAGMEGVISLGVGEPDFVTSWKIREASILSLEEGYTSYTANPGILSLRKEISKYYRTKYSLSYDPNSEVLVTVGASQGIDLAIRAVVNPGEEVIVIRPSFVSYLPTIELAGGIPVPIETTAETDFRPTADAIRHAVTDRTKAVMICSPSNPTGTVLNQSSLQEIADVCIEKDLLVITDEIYAELSYDEAHVSIASLSKMRERTIVINGFSKGFAMTGWRLGFALGPDDILQAMLKIHQYTTMCASTTAQHGALEALRNGWEDVAHMRKHYQRRRNYIVRSFQEMGLSCHMPGGAFYAFPSIKSTGFSSEEFAEKLLHEEKVAVVPGNVFGPSGEGHIRCSYASSMEQLQEAVRRMEQFIARHSTQEPFLVDQKTMQT; encoded by the coding sequence ATGAGCAACCGCTTCTTATCCTCCACAGCAAAGAACTTGCAGCCCTCTGGCATCCGTCGTTTTTTTGATCTGGCGGCAGGCATGGAAGGCGTCATCTCCCTTGGCGTAGGAGAACCAGATTTTGTGACCTCCTGGAAAATACGTGAAGCGAGTATTCTTTCACTGGAGGAAGGCTACACGTCATATACAGCAAATCCGGGCATCCTGTCTTTGCGAAAAGAGATTTCAAAATATTACCGCACGAAATACAGCCTTTCCTATGATCCGAACTCAGAAGTATTAGTCACTGTAGGAGCGAGCCAAGGAATCGATTTGGCCATTCGTGCTGTAGTGAATCCGGGGGAAGAAGTCATTGTCATTCGCCCGAGCTTCGTTTCGTACCTTCCGACAATAGAGTTGGCAGGCGGCATTCCCGTGCCGATTGAAACGACAGCAGAAACAGACTTTCGCCCAACGGCAGACGCTATACGACATGCAGTGACAGATCGAACGAAGGCAGTCATGATATGCTCACCTAGCAATCCAACAGGAACCGTGTTAAATCAGTCTTCCCTACAAGAGATTGCTGACGTGTGTATCGAAAAAGATTTGCTTGTCATCACCGATGAAATTTATGCAGAGCTTTCTTATGACGAGGCCCACGTATCAATCGCCTCCCTTTCAAAAATGAGAGAACGGACGATTGTCATCAATGGGTTTTCAAAAGGGTTCGCCATGACGGGCTGGCGACTGGGGTTTGCCCTTGGACCTGATGATATCTTGCAAGCCATGCTAAAGATCCATCAGTATACAACGATGTGTGCATCAACAACGGCACAGCATGGTGCGCTTGAAGCATTACGGAATGGGTGGGAGGATGTCGCCCATATGCGAAAACATTACCAGCGACGTCGTAACTACATCGTTCGTTCCTTTCAAGAAATGGGATTAAGCTGTCATATGCCGGGTGGTGCCTTTTACGCTTTTCCTTCGATTAAGTCCACGGGTTTTTCAAGTGAAGAATTTGCTGAGAAGCTGCTTCACGAAGAAAAAGTCGCCGTCGTTCCAGGGAATGTGTTTGGCCCAAGTGGTGAGGGGCACATACGTTGCTCCTATGCCTCCTCAATGGAGCAACTTCAGGAGGCTGTTCGCCGAATGGAGCAGTTCATTGCTCGACATTCGACGCAAGAACCATTCCTTGTAGATCAAAAGACCATGCAAACATAG
- a CDS encoding glucose-6-phosphate isomerase: protein MTQPLTFSYKDALPFLQQHEVDYLSQTVATLHKSIHEKTGAGADYLGWVDLPEDYDKEEFARIEKAAERIQQQSDVLIVIGIGGSYLGAKAALEMLSHSFYNVIDKEDRKTPQIIFLGHHISAQYSKDLQDVLKDKDFSVNVISKSGTTTEPAIAFRQCKRLLEEKYGKDGAKERIFATTDKARGALKTLSDEEGYETFVIPDDVGGRYSVLTAVGLLPIAVSGISIQDMMRGAQDARNAYSSPNLDENEAYQYAVVRNALYNKGYTIEMLINFEPSLQYFSEWWKQLFGESEGKDQKGIYPSSANFSTDLHSLGQYVQEGRRDLFETVLSVEEPGAEVLIEEDDKNLDGLNYLAGQSLDFVNKKAMEGTKIAHVDGGVPNLSVHIAERSAYHFGYLAFFFEKACALSGYLLGVNPFDQPGVEAYKQNMFALLGKEGYEDRLEELRKRL, encoded by the coding sequence ATGACACAGCCGTTAACTTTTTCTTATAAAGACGCATTGCCTTTTTTACAGCAGCATGAAGTGGACTATTTGTCCCAAACAGTTGCAACTTTACATAAAAGCATTCATGAAAAAACAGGTGCAGGCGCAGATTATCTAGGGTGGGTTGACCTTCCTGAAGACTATGACAAAGAAGAGTTTGCACGCATCGAAAAAGCAGCTGAACGAATTCAGCAACAATCGGACGTTTTAATTGTCATCGGCATTGGTGGCTCCTATCTTGGTGCGAAGGCAGCTTTGGAAATGTTAAGCCATAGTTTCTACAATGTGATAGACAAGGAAGACCGCAAGACACCACAAATCATTTTCCTTGGACATCATATCTCTGCACAGTATTCAAAGGATTTGCAGGATGTTTTAAAAGACAAGGATTTCTCCGTAAACGTGATCTCGAAGTCAGGAACAACGACTGAACCAGCCATTGCCTTCAGACAGTGCAAGCGCCTGCTTGAAGAAAAATATGGAAAAGATGGTGCGAAAGAGCGTATTTTTGCAACGACGGACAAAGCAAGAGGCGCATTAAAAACGTTGTCTGATGAGGAAGGATATGAAACGTTTGTCATTCCTGATGATGTCGGTGGACGTTATTCTGTTCTCACCGCTGTAGGGCTGCTTCCTATTGCTGTGAGTGGCATTAGCATCCAAGACATGATGCGTGGCGCCCAGGATGCGCGAAATGCGTATAGCTCACCAAACCTTGACGAAAATGAAGCCTATCAGTATGCGGTTGTTCGCAATGCGTTGTACAACAAAGGCTATACAATTGAAATGCTTATTAACTTTGAGCCTTCCCTACAGTACTTTTCTGAGTGGTGGAAACAATTGTTTGGCGAAAGCGAAGGGAAAGACCAAAAAGGCATTTACCCATCGTCTGCAAACTTTTCAACTGATTTGCACTCCCTTGGTCAGTATGTACAAGAAGGTCGACGTGACTTGTTCGAAACCGTGCTTTCGGTTGAAGAACCTGGCGCAGAAGTTCTAATTGAGGAAGACGATAAAAACCTTGATGGCTTAAACTACCTTGCTGGGCAAAGCCTTGATTTTGTAAACAAAAAAGCAATGGAAGGTACTAAAATTGCGCATGTGGATGGTGGCGTTCCGAACCTATCCGTGCACATTGCTGAGCGTTCTGCGTACCATTTTGGTTATTTGGCCTTCTTCTTTGAAAAAGCATGTGCCTTGAGCGGATACTTGCTAGGGGTGAATCCATTTGATCAACCCGGCGTTGAAGCTTACAAACAAAACATGTTCGCCCTGTTAGGCAAAGAAGGCTATGAAGATCGATTGGAAGAGCTTCGCAAGCGTCTCTAA
- a CDS encoding GNAT family N-acetyltransferase, with protein MRFEMYQDSLPGFVLNQLLQLYSHVFGSNPNVLYRKMKQNSPLLIFAAFENDTLAGFKMGYDREPGHHYSWMGCVDPAFRRKKVASTLMRLQHSWLRNQQYKVVETHTYNKWREMLLLNVQSGFSVASVDMDQSGQAKIIMTKSLLPPHKDRKQLAPRLLNVIHLATDDMIEGELLTSSDFLKASFTCLEEDKWLMGLVMPYGPFDKEASTGTAMTFSYGSVHFPAMTKELYDIFHQALFEMEKTGNDILDLFHVIRAFHHNQPPSWQNALEKMGEEEVKQQLLQPRDMIIDLTMLPENEDHSLTEVSIKDESDDQVVALKDMAEQQAGITYPNHSDGMYYVIKEAGEPLGLAYRYMTPPGQIGHVFVRSGFRQKHLGTTLLTSILEDMQNEGYRYSIIYRSYVHAFFEKTFHAMPVPVPFFKRTLSFSRPWPVLDEKKDLSHE; from the coding sequence CAGTCATGTCTTTGGAAGCAATCCAAATGTGTTGTATCGAAAAATGAAGCAAAACTCGCCGCTCCTCATCTTTGCAGCGTTTGAAAATGACACATTGGCAGGCTTTAAAATGGGGTATGACCGCGAACCAGGTCACCATTATAGCTGGATGGGATGTGTCGACCCCGCTTTTCGAAGAAAGAAAGTCGCAAGCACATTAATGAGGCTTCAGCATTCTTGGCTTCGAAATCAACAGTATAAAGTCGTTGAAACGCATACGTACAACAAATGGAGAGAAATGCTGCTCCTTAATGTGCAATCAGGCTTTTCGGTCGCTAGTGTCGATATGGATCAAAGTGGACAAGCCAAAATTATTATGACGAAAAGTCTTCTCCCGCCACATAAGGATCGGAAGCAATTGGCTCCTCGGTTGTTAAACGTCATACATTTAGCAACAGACGATATGATTGAAGGGGAGTTGCTTACTTCATCAGACTTCTTGAAGGCAAGCTTTACTTGTCTAGAAGAGGATAAATGGCTCATGGGTTTAGTTATGCCATATGGACCGTTTGACAAAGAAGCGTCTACAGGGACAGCGATGACGTTTTCCTACGGATCTGTCCATTTTCCAGCCATGACGAAGGAGCTCTATGATATTTTCCATCAGGCATTGTTCGAGATGGAGAAGACAGGGAATGACATTCTCGACCTTTTTCACGTCATTCGCGCATTCCATCACAATCAACCGCCAAGCTGGCAAAATGCTCTAGAAAAGATGGGGGAAGAAGAAGTGAAGCAGCAGCTGCTTCAACCTCGAGACATGATCATTGATTTAACAATGCTTCCGGAAAACGAGGATCACTCATTGACAGAAGTCAGCATCAAAGATGAAAGTGATGACCAAGTGGTTGCGTTAAAAGACATGGCGGAGCAACAAGCTGGTATTACATATCCAAATCATAGCGATGGCATGTATTATGTGATTAAAGAAGCCGGAGAGCCTCTTGGCTTGGCCTACAGATATATGACACCACCAGGTCAAATTGGTCATGTCTTTGTCCGGAGTGGGTTCAGGCAGAAGCATTTAGGCACGACGCTGTTGACGTCAATTCTTGAGGACATGCAGAATGAGGGCTATCGTTATAGTATTATTTATCGTTCGTATGTACACGCTTTTTTTGAGAAAACCTTTCATGCGATGCCGGTGCCAGTCCCATTCTTTAAACGTACGCTTTCATTCAGCAGGCCATGGCCAGTGCTTGACGAAAAAAAGGACCTTTCCCATGAGTAG
- a CDS encoding RNA polymerase sigma factor has product MDEEELIRRAKKGNMAAFQKLMETYYPIVERFAYQLGNRPHEVEDITQEVFLRVYRFIDQYKQSKFSTWLYKITLNATRDWARKKTQDSRKVIKLGQEPLQTVDSVTAEDSLLKSEEDALLHSCIQSLDEKYRVPLILYYFHDEKYDDIADIMQLPLSTVKTRLSRAKEQLKSEVKKRQEEGMHLG; this is encoded by the coding sequence ATGGACGAAGAAGAATTGATCCGCCGAGCGAAAAAAGGAAACATGGCTGCATTTCAAAAGCTTATGGAGACCTATTACCCTATTGTAGAACGTTTTGCATATCAGCTCGGCAATCGGCCACATGAAGTAGAAGATATTACGCAAGAGGTTTTTTTACGTGTCTATCGATTTATTGATCAATATAAACAATCGAAGTTTTCAACCTGGCTCTATAAAATCACACTTAATGCGACTAGAGATTGGGCACGAAAGAAAACTCAGGACTCTCGCAAGGTGATAAAGCTAGGCCAAGAGCCTTTACAAACGGTCGATTCAGTAACGGCAGAGGACTCGTTACTTAAATCAGAAGAAGATGCGCTTTTACATAGCTGTATACAATCGCTCGACGAAAAATATCGTGTGCCACTCATTTTGTATTATTTTCATGACGAAAAATACGATGATATCGCAGACATTATGCAGCTGCCACTTTCCACTGTGAAAACGAGATTGTCCAGAGCGAAGGAACAGTTAAAATCTGAAGTGAAAAAAAGACAGGAGGAGGGAATGCATCTTGGATAA
- a CDS encoding alpha/beta fold hydrolase produces MEAIRQFFPYQNTKVYYELTPHEDRNAPCLVLVHGFLSSMFSFRRLEPLLTQSFHVLTLDLPPFGRSGKSKRFTYSYENYGAIVNALLKELNWTNVFGIGHSMGGQVLLNAACNQSHRFSGLVLLGCSGYLKPVRKLVLSTYVPFFSHYLKYILAKTGVKGNLYNVVYEKHSVTPEMIQGYAEPFKHPKIFPALVRFIRHREGDLSTECLNTISLPIQLLWGAHDKVVPLKTGKRLEQDLPQACLHVYEDAAHLLPEEKPADIYRQVDAFITEVSTRLFNQNTPVGGSD; encoded by the coding sequence ATGGAAGCAATACGACAATTTTTTCCCTACCAAAACACAAAGGTGTATTACGAACTGACGCCACATGAAGATAGAAACGCACCTTGTCTTGTTTTAGTTCATGGTTTTTTATCTTCTATGTTTAGCTTTAGACGCTTAGAACCGCTGTTAACACAGTCCTTTCATGTCTTAACGCTTGATCTTCCACCATTTGGGCGTTCTGGTAAATCAAAACGATTTACTTATTCGTATGAAAATTATGGTGCCATCGTGAATGCCTTGCTTAAAGAGCTGAACTGGACCAATGTGTTTGGCATTGGTCATTCAATGGGTGGTCAAGTGTTATTAAATGCCGCATGCAATCAGAGCCACCGATTCTCTGGTTTAGTCCTCCTTGGCTGCTCCGGCTATTTAAAACCAGTTCGAAAGCTCGTCCTATCAACGTATGTTCCATTTTTCTCTCATTACCTTAAATATATCCTTGCAAAAACTGGGGTGAAAGGAAACCTATACAACGTCGTTTACGAAAAGCATTCTGTCACTCCCGAGATGATTCAAGGGTATGCAGAGCCTTTTAAGCACCCAAAGATATTTCCTGCGCTTGTCAGATTTATCCGCCATCGTGAAGGAGATCTATCAACGGAATGTTTAAACACCATCTCTTTGCCAATACAATTGCTTTGGGGAGCCCACGATAAAGTCGTCCCTTTAAAAACAGGAAAACGCCTCGAGCAGGATTTGCCCCAGGCATGTCTTCACGTCTATGAGGATGCGGCTCATTTGCTTCCAGAAGAAAAACCAGCGGACATTTACCGCCAAGTGGACGCATTCATTACAGAAGTCTCTACGAGGTTATTTAATCAAAACACGCCCGTCGGAGGTTCCGACTAG